A genome region from Streptomyces sp. S4.7 includes the following:
- a CDS encoding SpoIIE family protein phosphatase, which produces MCERGDCGSGDQPLGEGRSEDDRAAFATLLEDSAEDLYENAPCGYLSTLLDGTIVKINTTLLDWLGHTRDELVSRRTFADLLSVGGRLYHETHFAPLLRMQGEISGIALELRTADGGRLPVLVTSTVKTGSDGQPLLIRTTLFDARDRRAYETELLRARAQAEREREELQRLNATLQQTLLPPALVEVPGLDVAAHYHIASTDKVGGDFYDLFPLTDGTWGLFLGDVCGKGAAAAAITSLARYTLRAAAVYHPDPVAVLSNLNTVLTHEYNGQDPRFCTVIFGLLTPAEQGGFHVTLASGGHPPALLMRADASTRYLPTPGGQLIGVLPDAHIATTTLHLEAGDTLLLHTDGLTEARAASGSRNDRYGDEALLDFARALAPTTPSRAVAAVRDLLDSFGTGVDDDTAVLAIGVPSDS; this is translated from the coding sequence ATGTGCGAGAGAGGGGACTGCGGGAGCGGCGATCAGCCGCTCGGCGAGGGACGGTCCGAGGACGACCGCGCCGCGTTCGCCACCCTGCTGGAGGACAGCGCCGAGGACCTGTACGAGAACGCGCCGTGCGGATACCTCTCCACGCTGCTGGACGGCACGATCGTGAAGATCAACACGACTCTGCTGGACTGGCTCGGGCACACCCGCGACGAACTGGTGAGCCGCCGCACGTTCGCCGATCTGCTGAGCGTGGGCGGCCGTCTCTACCACGAGACCCACTTCGCCCCACTGCTGCGTATGCAGGGCGAGATCAGCGGCATCGCCCTGGAGCTCAGGACGGCCGACGGGGGCCGGCTGCCCGTGCTCGTCACCTCCACGGTCAAGACGGGCAGCGACGGACAGCCGCTGCTCATCCGCACCACCCTCTTCGACGCCCGCGACCGCCGCGCCTACGAGACCGAACTGCTGCGCGCCCGGGCACAGGCGGAACGCGAACGCGAGGAACTCCAGCGCCTCAACGCCACTCTCCAGCAGACCCTGCTGCCTCCCGCACTGGTCGAAGTGCCCGGACTGGACGTGGCCGCGCACTACCACATCGCTTCCACCGACAAGGTCGGCGGCGACTTCTACGACCTCTTCCCCCTGACCGACGGCACCTGGGGACTGTTCCTGGGCGACGTGTGCGGCAAGGGCGCCGCCGCCGCGGCCATCACCTCCCTGGCCCGCTACACCCTGCGCGCCGCCGCCGTCTACCACCCGGACCCGGTAGCCGTCCTGAGCAACCTCAACACCGTCCTCACCCACGAATACAACGGCCAGGACCCACGGTTCTGCACCGTCATCTTCGGACTGCTCACCCCCGCCGAGCAGGGCGGCTTCCACGTCACCCTGGCCAGCGGCGGCCATCCGCCGGCTCTGCTGATGCGCGCGGACGCGAGCACCCGGTACCTGCCCACCCCCGGCGGACAGCTCATCGGCGTCCTGCCCGACGCCCACATCGCCACCACCACCCTCCACCTGGAGGCGGGCGACACCCTGCTGCTTCACACCGACGGCCTGACCGAGGCCCGCGCGGCTTCGGGCAGCAGGAACGACCGCTACGGCGACGAGGCCCTCCTCGATTTCGCCCGGGCCCTCGCCCCCACCACCCCCTCCCGCGCCGTCGCTGCCGTCCGTGACCTGCTGGACTCCTTCGGCACCGGCGTCGACGACGACACCGCGGTCCTCGCCATCGGCGTCCCCTCGGACAGCTGA
- a CDS encoding alpha/beta hydrolase, translating into MTVRSRNHVTVSGRAGGPVVMLANGFGCDQNMWRLVVPPLERDFTVVLFDHVGAGRSDLSAWSRERYSTLEGYTEDVLEICHELALGPVTFVGHSVAAMMGVLAAAREPEIFAGLVLLAPSPCFIDDPDAGYRGGFSAEDIDELLGSLEANYLGWSGAMAPVIMGNPGRPELGEELTNSFCRTDPEIARVFARVTFMSDNRENLAHVTVPTLVAQCSNDSIAPPEVGDFVRSKIAGSRLITLNATGHCPQLAAPEETAAAITEFVTAER; encoded by the coding sequence ATGACAGTGCGCAGCAGGAATCATGTGACGGTGTCCGGCCGGGCCGGGGGGCCGGTGGTGATGCTGGCGAACGGGTTCGGGTGCGATCAGAACATGTGGCGGCTGGTGGTGCCGCCGCTGGAGCGCGACTTCACCGTGGTGCTGTTCGACCATGTGGGGGCGGGGCGCTCCGACCTGTCGGCGTGGAGCCGGGAACGCTACTCCACCCTGGAGGGCTACACCGAGGACGTGCTGGAGATCTGCCATGAGCTGGCCCTCGGCCCGGTGACGTTCGTGGGGCACTCGGTGGCCGCGATGATGGGCGTGCTGGCCGCGGCGCGGGAGCCGGAGATATTCGCCGGCCTGGTGCTCCTCGCCCCGTCGCCGTGTTTCATCGACGATCCGGACGCCGGCTATCGGGGCGGATTCAGCGCCGAGGACATCGACGAACTCCTGGGCTCCCTGGAGGCGAACTACCTGGGGTGGTCGGGCGCCATGGCCCCGGTGATCATGGGCAATCCGGGGCGGCCGGAGCTGGGCGAGGAGCTGACCAACAGTTTCTGCCGCACCGATCCGGAGATCGCCCGCGTCTTCGCCCGTGTGACGTTCATGTCCGACAATCGCGAAAACCTCGCCCACGTCACCGTTCCCACCCTCGTCGCGCAGTGCTCCAACGACTCGATAGCGCCGCCGGAGGTCGGGGACTTCGTACGGTCGAAAATCGCGGGAAGCCGGCTGATCACCCTGAACGCGACCGGCCACTGCCCCCAGCTCGCCGCCCCGGAGGAGACGGCTGCCGCGATCACCGAGTTCGTCACGGCCGAGAGATGA
- a CDS encoding SDR family oxidoreductase: MTLMPDTSAPDLSGKIALVAGATRGAGRAIAVQLGAAGATVYVTGRTTRERRSEYNRSETIEDTAELVTAAGGTGIAVPTDHLVPEQVRVLADRVDAEQGRLDVLVNDVWGGERLFEFDKPVWEHDLDNGLRLMRLGVATHAITSHFVLPLLVRNPGGLVIEMTDGTTAYNGTRYRNSYFYDLVKNSVLRMAFVLAHELKPHGGTAVALSPGWMRSEMMLETLGVTEDTWRDALAEVPHFCISESPAYVGRAVAALAGDADIARWNGESVSSGQLAQEYGFTDLDGSRPDCWRYLVEVEETGKPADATGYR; encoded by the coding sequence ATGACACTCATGCCCGACACATCGGCGCCAGACCTGAGCGGAAAGATCGCGCTGGTCGCGGGTGCGACGCGGGGCGCCGGGCGCGCCATCGCCGTCCAGCTCGGCGCGGCGGGTGCGACGGTCTACGTCACCGGCCGCACGACTCGGGAACGGCGCTCGGAGTACAACCGGTCCGAGACGATCGAGGACACCGCGGAGCTCGTCACCGCGGCGGGCGGGACCGGCATCGCGGTGCCGACCGACCACCTGGTGCCCGAGCAGGTCCGTGTGCTGGCCGACCGCGTCGACGCCGAGCAGGGGCGGCTCGACGTGCTGGTCAACGATGTCTGGGGCGGCGAGCGGCTGTTCGAGTTCGACAAACCGGTCTGGGAACACGACCTCGACAACGGACTTCGGCTGATGCGGCTGGGCGTGGCCACCCACGCGATCACCAGCCACTTCGTGCTGCCGCTGCTCGTGCGCAATCCGGGCGGGCTCGTGATCGAGATGACCGACGGTACGACCGCGTACAACGGAACGCGCTACCGCAACTCGTACTTCTACGACCTGGTCAAGAACAGCGTGCTGCGCATGGCGTTCGTGCTCGCGCACGAGCTGAAGCCGCACGGCGGGACGGCGGTCGCGCTCAGTCCGGGGTGGATGCGTTCGGAGATGATGCTCGAAACGCTCGGTGTCACCGAGGACACCTGGCGTGACGCGCTGGCCGAGGTGCCGCACTTCTGCATCTCGGAGAGCCCGGCCTACGTCGGACGCGCGGTCGCGGCGCTGGCGGGCGACGCCGACATCGCGCGCTGGAACGGTGAGTCGGTGTCCAGCGGTCAGCTCGCGCAGGAGTACGGCTTCACCGACCTCGACGGCTCGCGCCCCGACTGCTGGCGCTATCTGGTCGAGGTGGAGGAGACGGGCAAGCCGGCGGACGCCACCGGTTATCGCTGA